A portion of the Ferrimicrobium sp. genome contains these proteins:
- a CDS encoding SufD family Fe-S cluster assembly protein, whose protein sequence is MKSLGKDMSWELPARSMTRAAEAERLEQPTEALECWRYSPVDEIEWERYQKSCAATNDDLWARGLEILSTFGAVDATVRVDGGRLIEGSSAVPGLTVAQTEAVGEFLREEDESLLTLGTLLAPGRVEIKVEAPLRRLGILTAGTGDDAGLWSWLRLSVAPDVELEVIHVDLLTGSVMHLPILEIVGQERSAVVYRHQLEHDRKALSLGYVRFRLGAEASLELDAASAHQGYTRVRTDGILEGTRAQAVIRVGYVVGAHERVDYRTFITHDAPSTTSNLLYKGVVNGDGTSIYTGMITITPLGRGSEAFQTNRNVLLSEDALAWSVPNLDIQISDVKCSHASTVGPIDEEELFYLASKGFPAEEARRTLARAFFADMGDTFAVEQQRLRAAVDEKWEAGA, encoded by the coding sequence GTGAAGTCCCTAGGGAAGGATATGTCCTGGGAGCTGCCGGCTCGCAGTATGACGAGGGCGGCCGAAGCTGAACGACTGGAACAGCCGACAGAAGCCCTGGAGTGCTGGAGATACTCTCCAGTTGACGAGATCGAATGGGAGCGCTACCAGAAGAGCTGTGCGGCGACGAACGATGATCTGTGGGCAAGAGGACTGGAGATACTTTCGACCTTTGGCGCGGTGGATGCGACCGTGCGTGTGGATGGTGGCCGGTTGATAGAGGGTAGTTCTGCGGTACCTGGATTAACCGTGGCCCAGACGGAGGCCGTTGGTGAGTTCCTTCGCGAGGAGGACGAAAGTCTGTTGACGCTTGGCACCCTCCTGGCCCCTGGTCGCGTCGAGATCAAAGTGGAGGCTCCACTCCGGCGGCTGGGCATTCTCACCGCTGGAACGGGTGACGATGCTGGCCTGTGGAGTTGGCTTCGACTCTCGGTGGCTCCCGATGTCGAGCTCGAAGTCATCCATGTCGACCTCTTGACCGGGTCGGTTATGCACCTTCCGATTCTTGAGATCGTTGGTCAAGAGCGGTCAGCGGTGGTCTATCGCCACCAGCTCGAACACGACCGAAAGGCTCTCAGTCTTGGGTACGTACGATTTCGACTCGGCGCCGAAGCCAGTCTCGAGCTGGATGCGGCCAGTGCCCATCAGGGGTACACCCGTGTGCGTACGGATGGCATACTCGAAGGCACCAGGGCCCAGGCCGTGATTCGGGTTGGCTATGTCGTTGGTGCCCATGAACGTGTTGATTATCGGACGTTCATCACCCATGACGCGCCGAGTACGACCAGCAACCTGCTCTACAAGGGGGTGGTCAATGGTGATGGGACGTCAATTTACACCGGGATGATCACGATCACGCCGCTCGGGAGAGGTTCTGAAGCCTTCCAGACCAACCGGAACGTCCTCTTGTCGGAGGACGCGCTTGCGTGGTCGGTGCCAAACCTCGATATTCAGATCAGCGATGTGAAGTGCTCACATGCCTCCACCGTCGGTCCTATCGACGAGGAGGAGTTGTTCTACCTCGCCTCAAAGGGTTTTCCGGCCGAGGAGGCTCGACGTACCCTCGCGCGTGCGTTCTTCGCTGACATGGGAGATACTTTTGCGGTTGAACAGCAGCGCCTGCGAGCGGCAGTCGATGAGAAATGGGAGGCAGGGGCGTAA
- a CDS encoding non-heme iron oxygenase ferredoxin subunit, translating to MDKIGTTRDFEEGKPVKVDFNGFPVVVVRVDGELFAIGDTCSHAKYSLSEGEVYAEEREIECWKHGSTFSLRDGHPTCFPATKAVPVFEVIERTGDVFLEAPEDSKINTKRS from the coding sequence ATGGACAAAATTGGCACAACGCGAGATTTTGAAGAAGGCAAGCCGGTGAAGGTTGATTTCAACGGCTTTCCGGTGGTGGTTGTTCGAGTCGATGGTGAACTCTTTGCTATTGGTGATACCTGCTCACATGCCAAATACAGCCTGTCGGAGGGCGAAGTGTATGCAGAGGAGCGTGAGATTGAATGCTGGAAGCACGGCAGCACCTTTTCGCTCCGTGACGGGCACCCAACTTGCTTCCCAGCGACGAAGGCCGTTCCGGTCTTTGAGGTTATCGAGCGGACTGGCGACGTCTTCCTGGAGGCACCCGAAGACAGCAAAATCAACACGAAGAGAAGTTGA
- the sufC gene encoding Fe-S cluster assembly ATPase SufC — MAFLAIDDLHVAIGSKQVLQGVDLSVDKGEVVAVMGPNGSGKSTLVSTVMGRPNYQVVGGSVTIDGEEIAGWATDERARQGIALISQSQPEIPGVRVDELVTAMYRFRGLDPQGVSERIVAEAVELSLDQALLNRWVNVDLSGGEKKKLETLLVSAVPQSLVIGDEIDSGLDIDALRDVARRLRRLNEEQGTSLLLITHYPRLLREIKADRVVVLVRGKIVAEGGMDLAVELERSGYQQFGAEPAEHAAFD, encoded by the coding sequence ATGGCGTTCTTAGCAATCGATGACCTTCATGTCGCAATCGGTTCCAAGCAGGTACTCCAAGGTGTTGACTTGTCGGTCGACAAGGGTGAAGTCGTCGCGGTGATGGGTCCGAATGGATCGGGGAAAAGTACCCTCGTCTCGACGGTCATGGGTCGCCCCAACTACCAAGTCGTTGGGGGCTCGGTCACGATCGATGGGGAGGAGATTGCTGGTTGGGCCACCGATGAGCGAGCTCGTCAAGGCATCGCTTTGATCTCTCAGAGCCAACCAGAGATCCCCGGTGTTCGGGTCGACGAACTGGTGACAGCGATGTACCGCTTCCGTGGCCTTGATCCACAGGGCGTCTCCGAACGCATCGTTGCTGAGGCTGTCGAGCTCTCGCTCGATCAGGCACTGCTCAACCGTTGGGTGAACGTTGACCTCTCGGGTGGGGAGAAGAAAAAGCTCGAGACGCTGCTGGTGAGTGCGGTACCGCAGTCATTGGTTATTGGAGATGAAATCGACTCTGGCCTCGACATCGATGCATTGCGGGATGTCGCTCGTCGACTTCGACGGCTGAATGAGGAGCAAGGAACTTCGCTGCTCCTGATCACCCATTACCCTCGTCTCTTGCGTGAGATCAAAGCTGACCGAGTCGTTGTCCTCGTGCGAGGTAAGATTGTCGCCGAAGGCGGTATGGACTTGGCGGTCGAACTAGAGCGTTCGGGCTATCAACAGTTTGGTGCTGAACCAGCTGAGCACGCCGCGTTCGACTGA
- a CDS encoding FAD-dependent oxidoreductase — MRRLVVVGGALAGHRAAIQARRLDAELDITVLAGEDELPYQRPPLSKGYLAGTVSAQRVRLRGGGEGYRFLSGSPAVGVDLAKSLVFTADNAYPFDLLVVATGAEPRQLRGFAPDEAIIYLRTLTDATRLKEALTRIGHLTIIGGGFIGAEVAVTARSLGVNVTVVEQSSHLLSRAVGQRVSSIVEHNLHERNIELLLNSTANLETMRDHRLVSNGTQSWPTDLVVVGVGVVPCTAWLGGALPLAEDEGIHVNEMGLVEGFEQVGAAGDVASWDHPLYGRSVRFEHFEVATNHALHTAQALVANRRVAYGELPFGWSDQGDLLLQVIGVPGPDLTEEVEEVEGGKIFLYRRDDRLEGAVLMNAPEELTKLRDRITASLGSQ, encoded by the coding sequence ATGCGTCGCCTCGTCGTTGTCGGAGGGGCACTCGCCGGTCATCGGGCAGCGATCCAAGCTCGTCGCCTCGATGCGGAGCTTGATATCACGGTGCTCGCCGGTGAAGACGAGCTACCCTATCAACGTCCGCCCCTTTCCAAGGGTTACTTAGCCGGAACCGTCTCCGCCCAGCGGGTACGACTGCGAGGAGGTGGCGAAGGCTACCGGTTTCTCTCTGGCAGCCCTGCGGTAGGTGTTGATCTTGCGAAGTCACTGGTGTTCACCGCAGACAACGCCTATCCGTTTGATCTCCTGGTGGTGGCAACCGGCGCCGAGCCTCGCCAACTCAGAGGGTTCGCCCCCGATGAAGCGATCATCTACCTAAGAACCTTGACAGATGCAACGCGCCTCAAGGAAGCACTGACGCGGATCGGTCACCTCACCATCATCGGTGGTGGTTTCATCGGTGCCGAGGTTGCGGTCACAGCACGCAGTCTGGGCGTCAACGTCACCGTCGTCGAACAGAGTTCGCACCTCCTCTCGCGTGCCGTGGGCCAGCGTGTCAGCAGCATCGTCGAACACAATCTCCATGAACGCAATATCGAACTGCTACTCAATAGCACAGCAAACCTTGAGACCATGAGAGACCATCGGCTCGTCAGTAACGGAACACAGTCCTGGCCCACCGACCTTGTGGTGGTAGGGGTGGGAGTCGTGCCCTGCACTGCGTGGCTCGGCGGAGCGCTCCCATTGGCCGAGGACGAGGGAATCCATGTGAACGAAATGGGGCTCGTCGAGGGTTTTGAGCAAGTAGGAGCCGCTGGTGACGTCGCCAGTTGGGATCACCCTCTCTATGGTCGTTCGGTGCGCTTTGAGCACTTTGAGGTAGCTACCAACCACGCCCTCCACACGGCCCAGGCGCTCGTGGCCAACAGACGCGTTGCCTATGGGGAACTCCCCTTTGGATGGAGTGATCAAGGCGATCTCTTACTCCAAGTGATTGGAGTACCAGGTCCCGATCTCACCGAGGAGGTCGAGGAGGTCGAGGGCGGCAAGATCTTCCTCTACCGGCGTGACGACCGCCTCGAGGGTGCCGTACTCATGAACGCGCCAGAGGAGCTCACCAAGTTGCGAGATAGGATCACTGCCTCACTGGGAAGCCAGTGA
- a CDS encoding ferredoxin — protein MRIEVDYDKCQSNAVCEGLAPSVFEVRDDGFLYVINENPPEDLHAAVLAAQAQCPTQAISVSD, from the coding sequence ATGCGTATTGAAGTCGACTACGACAAGTGTCAGTCCAACGCCGTCTGTGAGGGGCTTGCACCCTCCGTTTTCGAGGTTCGAGATGATGGGTTCCTCTATGTCATCAACGAAAATCCTCCCGAAGATCTCCATGCCGCTGTCCTTGCCGCTCAAGCGCAATGCCCCACACAGGCCATCAGCGTGAGCGATTAA
- the sufC gene encoding Fe-S cluster assembly ATPase SufC, translating to MTVPSLFEARDLWVSAAGTTILKGFSIAVAPGELHVIMGPNGSGKSSFANAIMGSADYHIDSGQVVFKGVDISALPVDERAKEGIFLAFQYPEEIPGVSVIQFLRQALQARRGADVSAIEVRFDLLEWLERLGLDPSFASRYLNEGFSGGEKKRNEIIQMAMMQPELAILDETDSGLDIDALRTVARGIETVREAKQEMGVILITHYQRILDWLTPTTVHVAVDGRIVGSGGMELVEDLEREGYQKWRVSK from the coding sequence GTGACTGTTCCATCATTGTTTGAAGCCCGGGATCTATGGGTATCGGCCGCTGGTACTACGATTTTGAAGGGTTTTTCGATCGCTGTTGCTCCGGGTGAGTTGCATGTGATCATGGGTCCCAACGGATCTGGTAAGTCAAGCTTTGCGAACGCGATCATGGGGAGTGCTGATTACCACATCGATAGCGGGCAGGTCGTCTTCAAAGGGGTCGATATTAGCGCCCTCCCGGTTGATGAACGAGCAAAAGAGGGTATCTTTTTGGCTTTTCAGTATCCCGAGGAGATTCCTGGCGTCTCGGTGATTCAGTTCCTTCGTCAGGCTCTGCAGGCGCGACGCGGGGCTGATGTATCAGCGATCGAGGTACGTTTTGACCTTCTTGAGTGGTTAGAGCGTCTAGGACTTGACCCCTCCTTTGCGTCACGCTACTTGAATGAGGGGTTCTCTGGAGGCGAGAAGAAGCGGAACGAGATTATCCAGATGGCGATGATGCAACCCGAGCTAGCCATTCTGGACGAGACCGATTCAGGGCTTGACATCGATGCCTTGCGCACGGTGGCTCGTGGTATCGAGACGGTTCGAGAGGCGAAGCAGGAGATGGGTGTCATTCTGATCACCCATTATCAGCGCATTTTGGATTGGCTCACCCCCACGACCGTTCATGTCGCGGTCGATGGCCGAATCGTTGGATCCGGTGGCATGGAGTTGGTGGAGGATCTAGAACGAGAGGGATATCAAAAGTGGCGAGTGTCAAAGTAA
- a CDS encoding SufS family cysteine desulfurase has translation MASVKVTDQFSELRKDFPIFADIQASRPFYYLDSAASSQRPAVVIDTMSQYYRHSHANVHRGVYGLAEEATGIYEAARRHLGRFIGASDPEREIVFTKNATEALNLVAQGLGRVLLTPDSHVLLTEMEHHANLVPWMILQEQLGFTIEYLPFDAEGLLVLDNLDALLERASILGVTLMSNVLGTLNPIAALSERAHEHGVLVVGDGAQFVPHFATDVRQLGVDCLAITGHKMLAPTGIGALWAKAEILERMQPFLGGGEMIADVRLDGFSAGEIPHKFEAGTPPIAEAAGWDVALDYLEMVGMDAITNHDRRLTSYAMTQMRERLDDRIRIFGPQDVTKRGGVLSFELTDVHPHDVAQVLDQHGVCVRAGHHCAKPLMRELGVGATARASFYLYNDERDVDALIDALIDAYELFHG, from the coding sequence GTGGCGAGTGTCAAAGTAACGGATCAGTTCAGCGAGCTCCGGAAGGATTTCCCTATTTTTGCCGATATCCAGGCGAGTCGGCCGTTTTACTATCTTGATTCTGCGGCATCGTCGCAGCGACCAGCGGTGGTGATCGATACCATGAGTCAGTACTATCGCCACTCGCATGCCAATGTGCACCGAGGAGTCTACGGCTTGGCTGAAGAGGCCACCGGGATCTATGAGGCCGCTCGGAGGCACCTTGGCAGATTCATCGGTGCAAGCGATCCTGAGCGAGAGATCGTCTTTACCAAGAATGCCACCGAGGCGCTCAACTTGGTCGCGCAGGGTCTTGGGCGTGTCTTGCTGACACCGGATAGCCACGTGCTCCTCACGGAGATGGAGCACCATGCCAATCTGGTGCCGTGGATGATCCTGCAAGAGCAGCTCGGTTTTACCATCGAGTATCTTCCCTTTGATGCCGAGGGGTTGCTGGTGCTTGACAACTTGGATGCACTCCTGGAGCGTGCGAGCATCCTTGGTGTTACCCTGATGTCGAATGTGCTTGGAACGTTGAATCCGATTGCCGCGTTGAGCGAGCGAGCACATGAACACGGTGTACTGGTGGTTGGCGACGGTGCACAGTTCGTACCCCACTTTGCTACGGATGTCCGTCAGCTTGGCGTCGATTGTCTAGCCATTACTGGTCATAAAATGCTCGCTCCCACTGGGATCGGCGCACTTTGGGCAAAAGCGGAGATCCTTGAACGTATGCAACCATTCCTTGGTGGTGGTGAGATGATCGCTGATGTGCGACTCGATGGTTTCAGTGCTGGTGAGATCCCGCATAAATTCGAGGCTGGCACTCCCCCGATCGCAGAGGCTGCGGGCTGGGATGTCGCTTTGGACTATCTTGAGATGGTTGGGATGGACGCCATCACCAACCACGATCGCCGGCTCACGAGCTACGCGATGACGCAGATGCGCGAGAGGCTCGACGATCGTATCAGAATCTTTGGCCCGCAAGACGTGACCAAACGAGGGGGTGTTCTCTCCTTTGAGCTCACTGACGTTCACCCTCACGACGTCGCCCAGGTCCTCGATCAACATGGGGTTTGTGTGCGCGCTGGACATCACTGTGCGAAGCCGCTCATGCGTGAGTTGGGGGTAGGGGCTACGGCTAGGGCCTCGTTCTACCTCTACAACGACGAGCGAGATGTTGATGCATTGATCGATGCATTGATCGACGCCTATGAGCTGTTTCACGGTTAG
- the sufU gene encoding Fe-S cluster assembly sulfur transfer protein SufU, whose product MNDLDDLYREIILDHYKNPRNQGVLEGPTVHAEEGFNPLCGDEVKIYVQVEDGVVQDIKITGQGCSISRSSASLMSQAVKGQSIAEVKATVSRFKRMITVEETDGEPEPVDLRVVGELAALQGVVKFPVRIKCATLPWNTLMLALEAAQLG is encoded by the coding sequence ATGAACGATTTAGACGATCTGTATCGCGAAATTATCCTTGATCACTATAAGAATCCCCGTAATCAGGGAGTGCTTGAGGGACCGACGGTCCATGCTGAAGAGGGCTTCAATCCACTGTGTGGCGACGAGGTGAAAATCTATGTGCAAGTTGAGGATGGTGTCGTTCAGGACATCAAGATCACTGGCCAAGGTTGTTCTATCTCCCGATCATCGGCTTCACTGATGTCACAGGCGGTCAAGGGGCAGTCCATTGCTGAGGTAAAGGCGACGGTGAGCCGTTTCAAGCGAATGATTACTGTCGAGGAGACCGATGGCGAGCCAGAGCCAGTTGACCTGAGGGTCGTTGGTGAATTGGCTGCGCTGCAAGGGGTCGTGAAGTTCCCGGTTCGGATCAAGTGCGCGACGTTGCCGTGGAACACCCTGATGCTCGCGTTGGAAGCGGCACAACTCGGTTAA